The Brevibacillus brevis genome contains a region encoding:
- a CDS encoding HAD family hydrolase, protein MIKTILFDVDGVMLSEERYFDASALTVWEFLYSPQYVGLAGEEFTPAPEEAQIRRVREQVFARDEVLNFIKSRGINSNWDMVFLAFSYQLIRLIEAVKTQVPEATSLLVEQIDRPQLAKVKEWAATYAPDFQVDYAAFTADFAKGSAQKAEMLLYLNQIAKERCGISTEMFSRNSDLWQLIQKTFQEWYLGDERVAASIGRETMQPGKKGFLTDEIPIVPPAEMVELFRTLKEKGYTLGIGTGRPTIETHVPLSEMNILEWFDPNRVVTASHVLDAEEAFPSFAPMSKPHPYSYVKGLLGLDAPISDAVHFSLPIENGEEVLIVGDSLADFLAARSIGCKFAATLTGLSGQDARSKFEEEKADFILDDVRDILSIL, encoded by the coding sequence ATGATCAAAACGATCTTATTTGATGTTGACGGGGTTATGTTGAGTGAAGAGCGTTACTTTGATGCTTCTGCATTGACAGTGTGGGAATTTTTGTACAGCCCGCAGTATGTGGGTCTTGCAGGCGAGGAATTCACACCTGCTCCAGAAGAAGCGCAAATCAGACGAGTGCGCGAGCAAGTTTTCGCTCGTGATGAAGTGCTGAACTTCATCAAGTCACGTGGAATCAACTCTAACTGGGACATGGTTTTCCTCGCGTTTTCCTATCAGTTGATTCGGTTGATTGAAGCGGTTAAAACGCAAGTTCCAGAAGCAACTAGCCTTCTTGTCGAACAAATTGATCGACCGCAACTGGCAAAAGTGAAAGAGTGGGCTGCCACTTATGCTCCTGATTTCCAAGTAGACTACGCAGCGTTCACCGCTGATTTTGCCAAAGGTTCCGCACAAAAAGCAGAAATGCTGCTCTACTTGAATCAAATTGCAAAAGAGCGTTGCGGCATTTCAACAGAAATGTTCTCACGCAATAGTGATCTATGGCAGTTGATTCAAAAGACGTTTCAAGAATGGTATCTCGGTGATGAGCGCGTGGCGGCATCGATTGGCCGCGAAACCATGCAGCCGGGCAAGAAGGGCTTCTTGACTGACGAGATTCCGATTGTACCACCAGCAGAAATGGTCGAGTTGTTCCGTACGTTAAAAGAAAAAGGATATACATTGGGGATTGGAACAGGGCGCCCGACCATCGAAACGCATGTTCCCCTCAGTGAGATGAACATACTGGAATGGTTCGACCCAAACCGTGTCGTAACTGCCTCTCACGTACTCGATGCGGAAGAAGCATTTCCTAGCTTTGCGCCGATGTCCAAGCCACACCCTTATTCCTATGTAAAAGGGTTGCTTGGACTCGATGCCCCGATAAGCGATGCTGTCCATTTTTCGTTGCCAATCGAAAATGGAGAGGAAGTGCTGATTGTCGGCGATTCACTCGCAGACTTTCTAGCGGCTCGCTCGATCGGTTGCAAGTTTGCAGCGACATTGACTGGTCTGTCTGGTCAAGACGCGCGCAGCAAGTTTGAAGAGGAAAAAGCAGATTTTATTCTCGATGATGTTCGCGATATCCTTTCCATTCTGTAA
- the serA gene encoding phosphoglycerate dehydrogenase: MYKVLITDPLSEFGIQQLLDASDVEVVRQTNLSPAELIDVIGDYDALLVRSQTQVTAEVLAAGKKLKAVGRAGVGVDNIDINAATQAGIPVINAPDGNTISTAEHSFAMLMAVARNIPQAHKKLVDGTWDRKSFQGVELNNKVLGVIGMGRIGSEVAKRAKAFGMTVMGFDPFMTEERAQKMGVTNATVDEICRKADFITVHTPLTKETRHIISTREFAKMKDGVRLINCARGGIIDEKALYEAITTGKVAGAALDVYEEEPPVDNPLVGLPQVVTTPHLGASTIEAQENVAVDVSEEILKVLRDQPFKNAVNLPSIPAHVMEKVQPYFTLGEKLGHFLAQVTVGSISEISIKYSGELTDVDTSPLTRTVLKGVLSFRLGEEVNYVNAPILAKVRDITVTEQKAAQNKGFTNLLTVSLKTTQETRTVAGTRLNGYGARIVKIDDFAIDVAPEGYLLYIHHNDRPGVIGRVGSILGENSVNIATMQVGRRDIGGDAIMMLSVDKPLTPELLDTMGELAEVKSVTQIEL; this comes from the coding sequence ATGTATAAAGTACTCATTACAGACCCACTTAGCGAATTTGGAATTCAACAGCTCTTGGACGCTTCTGATGTAGAAGTTGTTCGTCAAACAAACCTCTCTCCTGCCGAACTGATCGATGTGATTGGCGACTACGATGCACTCCTCGTACGCAGCCAAACTCAAGTAACAGCTGAAGTACTCGCTGCCGGCAAAAAGCTGAAGGCAGTCGGTCGTGCCGGTGTTGGGGTCGATAACATTGATATCAACGCTGCCACCCAAGCAGGTATTCCAGTCATCAACGCTCCAGACGGCAACACCATCTCTACTGCAGAGCATTCGTTTGCCATGCTGATGGCTGTCGCTCGCAACATCCCTCAAGCTCACAAGAAGCTGGTAGACGGTACGTGGGATCGCAAAAGCTTCCAAGGGGTTGAGTTGAACAACAAAGTACTGGGAGTCATCGGTATGGGCCGTATCGGTTCAGAGGTTGCGAAGCGTGCGAAAGCATTTGGCATGACCGTCATGGGCTTTGATCCTTTCATGACCGAGGAACGTGCACAAAAGATGGGTGTAACCAACGCAACTGTGGATGAAATTTGCCGCAAAGCAGATTTCATTACCGTCCATACTCCGCTGACAAAAGAAACCCGCCATATCATCAGCACGCGTGAATTCGCGAAAATGAAAGATGGCGTTCGCTTGATCAACTGCGCTCGCGGGGGAATCATTGACGAGAAGGCTCTCTACGAAGCGATTACCACAGGAAAAGTCGCGGGGGCAGCTCTGGACGTTTACGAAGAAGAACCACCTGTAGACAACCCTCTCGTCGGTCTGCCACAAGTGGTAACGACTCCACATCTAGGAGCTTCGACGATTGAAGCACAAGAAAACGTGGCCGTAGACGTATCGGAAGAAATCCTGAAGGTTCTTCGTGACCAGCCATTTAAAAACGCCGTGAATTTGCCTTCGATCCCTGCGCACGTTATGGAAAAAGTCCAACCGTACTTTACGTTGGGTGAAAAGCTTGGCCATTTCCTTGCCCAAGTGACAGTAGGTTCTATTTCGGAGATTTCGATCAAATATAGCGGTGAGTTGACGGATGTAGACACGTCCCCGCTGACTCGCACAGTCCTCAAAGGTGTACTGTCCTTCCGTCTAGGCGAGGAAGTCAACTATGTGAACGCCCCGATTCTGGCAAAAGTGCGTGACATCACCGTAACGGAGCAAAAGGCAGCCCAAAACAAAGGCTTTACGAACTTACTGACCGTTAGCTTAAAAACGACGCAAGAGACACGCACAGTGGCTGGAACGCGACTCAATGGTTACGGTGCGCGTATTGTAAAAATTGACGACTTTGCGATTGACGTAGCGCCTGAGGGCTACCTCCTCTACATCCACCATAATGACCGTCCAGGTGTGATTGGTCGTGTCGGCTCTATCTTGGGTGAAAACAGCGTGAACATCGCAACGATGCAGGTAGGACGCCGTGATATTGGTGGAGACGCGATCATGATGCTGTCTGTTGACAAACCATTGACGCCAGAGCTTCTCGACACGATGGGTGAACTGGCGGAAGTAAAAAGCGTTACACAAATCGAGCTGTAG
- a CDS encoding response regulator transcription factor: protein MEKMARILVVDDEERIRRLLKMYLERENFLIDEADNGEQAVEMAVGSDYDIILLDLMLPGMDGIEVCQRVREFKATPIIMLTAKGEETNRVHGFEAGVDDYVVKPFSPREVMYRVKAILRRSSATAYLKTETFNSHSVLVFPELTIDHDAHKVIASGQEVSLTPKEYELLHYLALSPDKVFTREELLKDVWHYEFFGDLRTVDTHIKRLREKLNRVSPQAANMIATVWGVGYKLEVPK, encoded by the coding sequence ATGGAAAAAATGGCACGTATTCTCGTAGTGGACGATGAAGAGCGCATTCGCAGACTTCTGAAAATGTATTTGGAAAGAGAAAACTTCCTCATTGATGAAGCAGATAATGGAGAGCAAGCAGTCGAAATGGCTGTGGGAAGTGACTATGATATCATTTTGCTCGACTTGATGCTGCCAGGAATGGACGGGATTGAGGTATGCCAGCGTGTTCGTGAATTCAAGGCAACCCCTATTATTATGCTGACCGCAAAAGGGGAAGAAACAAACCGCGTTCACGGGTTTGAGGCAGGGGTGGACGATTATGTCGTGAAACCGTTCAGCCCACGTGAGGTCATGTACCGGGTAAAAGCGATTCTTCGTCGCTCTTCCGCAACAGCTTATTTGAAGACAGAGACATTCAACAGTCATTCTGTTCTTGTTTTCCCGGAATTGACCATTGACCACGATGCACACAAAGTCATTGCAAGCGGCCAGGAAGTGAGCCTGACTCCAAAAGAGTATGAGCTGTTGCACTATCTGGCATTGTCACCGGATAAAGTGTTTACGCGTGAAGAACTGTTAAAAGATGTGTGGCACTACGAGTTCTTTGGCGATTTGCGCACGGTGGACACACATATCAAGCGTCTTCGCGAAAAATTGAACCGTGTTTCTCCGCAAGCTGCCAATATGATCGCCACGGTTTGGGGCGTCGGATACAAGCTAGAGGTGCCTAAGTAA
- a CDS encoding ArsB/NhaD family transporter: protein MTNQALFAIGIFLVTYAFIISEKLHRTIVAMSGGILMVLFGIVTQEQAIHHIDFNTLGLLIGMMILVAITAQTGVFKYMAIRAAKLAKGKPIRILVYLSLITAVASAFLDNVTTVLLIVPVTFSIARQLELNPIPFLISEIIASNTGGTATLIGDPPNIMIGSSVPELDFMKFLVNLSPVIIVIMAVTVVCLVLIYRKQLVTSPELSAKIMQLNERDEITDTRLLKKSLTVMALTILGFMLHGALHLESATIALTGAFLLLLLTGEHYLEDAISKVEWNTIFFFIGLFVLVSGLVETGVIAKLADEAMKLTGGDSLKTSLLILWLSAIASAFVDNIPFVATMIPMIKEMGALGITNLEPLWWSLALGACLGGNGTLIGASANVIVAGLAAKEGHHIGFFSFMKVAFPLMIMSILIAHVYVYLRYFIW from the coding sequence ATGACGAACCAGGCATTATTCGCTATTGGTATCTTTTTAGTTACCTATGCATTTATTATTAGCGAAAAGTTACATCGAACCATCGTCGCCATGTCTGGCGGAATTCTCATGGTCTTGTTCGGGATCGTTACACAGGAACAAGCGATTCACCATATCGACTTTAACACGCTCGGCCTACTCATCGGGATGATGATTTTGGTTGCCATTACAGCACAAACCGGCGTATTCAAGTATATGGCCATCCGCGCGGCAAAACTGGCAAAAGGAAAACCGATCCGCATTCTCGTCTACCTGAGCTTGATCACGGCCGTTGCTTCCGCCTTTCTGGACAACGTCACCACCGTTCTTCTCATCGTTCCCGTGACGTTTAGCATCGCACGCCAGCTTGAGCTTAATCCGATACCGTTTTTGATTAGTGAGATCATCGCCTCGAACACCGGCGGGACCGCTACGTTGATCGGTGACCCGCCGAATATCATGATCGGCAGCTCTGTTCCCGAGCTCGACTTTATGAAGTTTCTCGTGAATTTGAGCCCCGTTATCATCGTGATTATGGCTGTAACCGTTGTTTGCTTGGTCCTGATCTATCGGAAGCAGCTAGTTACTTCGCCTGAGTTGAGTGCAAAAATCATGCAGTTAAATGAACGCGATGAAATTACTGACACCCGTTTACTGAAAAAATCCTTAACCGTCATGGCGCTGACGATTCTCGGCTTCATGCTGCATGGAGCCCTTCATTTAGAATCAGCCACGATCGCTCTGACAGGTGCATTTCTGTTACTTCTGCTCACAGGAGAGCACTATCTGGAAGATGCAATCAGCAAAGTGGAATGGAATACGATCTTTTTCTTCATCGGTCTGTTTGTCCTCGTCTCCGGTTTAGTTGAGACAGGTGTGATCGCAAAACTCGCCGATGAAGCGATGAAACTAACGGGTGGAGATTCACTGAAGACCTCCCTGTTGATCCTCTGGTTGAGTGCGATCGCCTCTGCCTTTGTTGACAACATTCCGTTTGTTGCTACCATGATTCCGATGATCAAGGAAATGGGAGCCCTCGGGATTACCAACCTGGAGCCTCTTTGGTGGAGCCTTGCACTTGGAGCGTGTTTAGGAGGGAACGGTACCTTGATTGGGGCTAGTGCCAACGTGATTGTTGCTGGCTTGGCTGCAAAAGAAGGACATCATATCGGCTTTTTCAGCTTTATGAAGGTCGCCTTCCCGCTAATGATCATGTCTATCTTGATTGCTCATGTCTACGTTTACCTGCGCTATTTTATTTGGTGA
- a CDS encoding pyridoxal-phosphate-dependent aminotransferase family protein: protein MFADKMILRIPGPTPIPPRVQTAMSQPMIGHRSGKFSALFARTAERLKPYFGTKQDVYILAGSGTSALEMGVVNTLQPGDEAAILVSGAFGERFAKICERYGVIAHRLEVPWGKAVTPELVETFLQKKPQVKAVFATYCETSTGVENPIADLAKAIRTHSDALFIVDAVSNLGAVPCEMDAWGVDIVVTGSQKAFMLPTGLAFLAASERAWQVIEQNKSLAFYLDLKAYRKSLAEQTTPYTPAVSLIFGLAEVLDMMEEEGLPAIVKRHELMRDMTRAAMKALNIKLMAEDQYASTTVTSCDPEGVFHAEALRKMLTQQFNITIAGGQQHLKGKIFRIGHMGYCEPLDVLQVISAIELSLHQIGAPVELGAGVKAAQEVLIAHV, encoded by the coding sequence ATGTTTGCAGACAAAATGATTTTGAGAATCCCTGGCCCTACCCCCATTCCACCACGTGTCCAAACGGCGATGAGCCAACCGATGATTGGACACCGCAGCGGTAAATTTTCCGCTCTTTTCGCTCGTACTGCTGAAAGACTGAAGCCTTACTTTGGCACCAAGCAGGACGTATACATCTTGGCCGGTAGCGGAACGAGTGCTCTGGAGATGGGCGTCGTAAACACGCTCCAACCAGGCGATGAAGCTGCCATCCTCGTCAGCGGTGCATTTGGTGAGCGCTTTGCAAAAATTTGCGAGCGTTACGGTGTAATCGCCCATCGGTTGGAAGTACCTTGGGGAAAAGCAGTAACACCTGAATTGGTTGAAACATTCCTGCAAAAAAAGCCGCAAGTAAAAGCCGTATTCGCTACCTACTGTGAAACATCCACTGGCGTAGAAAATCCGATTGCTGACTTGGCGAAGGCAATCCGCACTCATTCGGACGCCCTCTTCATTGTGGATGCGGTAAGCAACCTCGGTGCGGTTCCATGCGAGATGGACGCTTGGGGTGTCGATATTGTGGTAACTGGCTCGCAAAAAGCTTTCATGCTGCCAACAGGTCTTGCCTTCCTCGCTGCGAGTGAACGCGCATGGCAAGTAATTGAGCAAAACAAATCGCTCGCCTTCTATCTGGACCTGAAAGCATACCGCAAGAGCTTGGCAGAGCAAACAACACCGTATACACCTGCTGTATCCCTCATTTTCGGTCTCGCCGAGGTATTGGATATGATGGAGGAAGAAGGCCTGCCAGCTATCGTAAAGCGCCATGAGCTGATGAGAGACATGACTCGCGCAGCGATGAAAGCATTAAACATCAAACTGATGGCGGAAGATCAGTACGCATCGACGACCGTTACTTCTTGCGATCCTGAGGGTGTCTTTCATGCAGAAGCTCTCCGCAAAATGTTGACTCAGCAATTCAACATCACGATTGCTGGCGGCCAGCAGCACTTGAAAGGAAAGATCTTCCGCATCGGGCACATGGGTTATTGCGAGCCATTGGATGTCCTGCAAGTCATTTCTGCCATCGAATTGTCGCTTCACCAAATCGGTGCCCCGGTTGAGCTGGGTGCTGGTGTAAAAGCTGCTCAGGAGGTGCTCATTGCACATGTATAA
- a CDS encoding ATP-binding protein, with translation MDVIFRSVVGKLWMTIIALFALVLTIFSLLLVQSFDSFYSNRQSKNLHDLADGIAIGLAQSPDMTAAMEMASRFGLVHHTGMVILDEKGKQVGMSEGAGLPRIPVAQLLQNPALGLPEALAGKHPAPKTIYIDVENSADHTNNKHELLAVTVPLEMAAGKTGAVVMYQAIEDFDDTVSEVRFLIFVVGVIGFVSTTVFAFFLSSRLTIPLRQMKETAHRIAEGDFHAEIPIKTQDETGELAASFNTMASKLNQLVDALSKEKEQLASVLRSMVDGVVMIDANGKLAVTNPPAERFLRDWNFEHLDEPVPLFSFYQQVLQTGQEVTEDIPVQGRIWSVVMVPLNDRDQIRGAVAVLRDITQERKLDKMRNDFVANVSHELRTPLSMLQGYSEAIVDDIVSTPEEHKELAQIIYDESARMTKLVNELLSLARMEAGHVELFQETMELRPYLERIQRKFTNLAREREIHLFLEISTTHTHVLIDPDRMEQVLTNLIDNALRHTPSGGSVTIRARGDKTLLVEISDTGSGIPQEDLPFVFERFYKADKARTRGRLGGTGLGLAIAKNLVEAHGGTISVQSKLGEGTTFTIALMLHKNK, from the coding sequence GTGGACGTTATTTTTCGCAGTGTAGTCGGAAAGCTATGGATGACCATTATTGCCTTATTTGCTCTGGTCTTGACGATCTTTAGTTTGTTGCTCGTTCAATCCTTTGACAGCTTTTATAGCAATCGACAGTCCAAGAATTTGCACGATCTGGCAGACGGTATCGCAATCGGTTTGGCGCAGAGTCCGGATATGACAGCAGCTATGGAGATGGCTTCCAGGTTTGGCTTGGTCCATCATACGGGTATGGTCATTCTAGATGAAAAAGGCAAGCAAGTCGGTATGAGCGAGGGGGCTGGGCTCCCTCGTATTCCAGTAGCGCAATTGCTCCAAAATCCAGCATTGGGTTTGCCAGAGGCGCTGGCAGGTAAGCATCCTGCTCCCAAAACGATTTATATTGATGTGGAGAATTCCGCTGATCACACGAACAACAAGCATGAGCTGCTTGCGGTCACCGTGCCTTTAGAAATGGCAGCAGGGAAAACGGGAGCAGTGGTCATGTATCAGGCGATTGAAGATTTTGATGATACGGTTAGTGAAGTCAGATTTTTAATCTTTGTGGTTGGTGTCATCGGATTTGTCTCTACCACTGTATTTGCCTTTTTCCTCTCATCACGTCTTACGATTCCATTACGTCAGATGAAAGAAACGGCCCATCGCATTGCGGAAGGGGACTTTCATGCTGAAATCCCGATTAAGACCCAAGACGAGACTGGTGAGCTGGCGGCTTCTTTTAACACGATGGCAAGCAAGCTCAATCAGTTAGTTGATGCACTGTCCAAAGAGAAAGAGCAGCTGGCGAGCGTTCTTAGAAGCATGGTAGATGGTGTTGTGATGATAGATGCGAACGGCAAGCTGGCCGTAACGAATCCGCCAGCAGAACGATTTTTGCGAGATTGGAATTTCGAGCATTTGGATGAGCCTGTGCCGCTGTTCTCGTTCTATCAGCAGGTTTTGCAAACCGGACAGGAAGTGACAGAGGATATCCCTGTTCAAGGACGGATATGGTCCGTTGTCATGGTACCTTTGAATGATCGGGATCAAATCCGTGGAGCTGTCGCAGTTCTTCGGGACATCACGCAGGAGCGCAAGCTGGATAAGATGCGTAATGATTTCGTAGCTAACGTATCCCATGAGCTGCGAACACCTTTATCCATGTTGCAAGGGTACAGTGAAGCGATTGTGGACGATATCGTATCTACACCGGAAGAGCATAAAGAATTGGCACAGATCATCTATGACGAGTCAGCGCGTATGACCAAGCTGGTGAATGAATTACTCAGCTTGGCGCGGATGGAAGCGGGGCATGTTGAATTGTTCCAGGAGACGATGGAACTGCGTCCGTATTTGGAGCGCATTCAGCGTAAATTCACGAATTTGGCGAGAGAACGCGAAATCCATCTCTTCCTCGAAATATCCACGACGCACACGCATGTGCTCATTGATCCTGATCGGATGGAGCAAGTGCTAACGAACTTGATCGACAATGCGCTGCGACATACGCCAAGTGGGGGAAGCGTCACCATTCGGGCTCGCGGGGATAAAACGTTGCTGGTTGAGATAAGTGATACAGGAAGTGGCATTCCGCAAGAAGATTTGCCGTTTGTTTTTGAACGATTCTATAAAGCTGACAAGGCTCGTACACGTGGACGACTAGGTGGAACTGGTCTTGGACTAGCCATCGCGAAAAACCTTGTCGAGGCACACGGGGGCACCATCAGTGTGCAAAGTAAACTGGGTGAGGGAACGACTTTTACAATCGCCTTGATGCTACATAAAAACAAATAG
- the resB gene encoding cytochrome c biogenesis protein ResB, producing the protein MDQRKCECGHTNPVGTLLCESCGKPLNVEVHEQTSFPDMRYEGMARRSQTNKTKVIDRVWNFFSSVKIAIGIIIVILVASAVGTIFPQQMYIPVPVPTEADVARFYTETYGTLGTIFYGLGFHNMYSSWWFVTLLVMLGTSLVICSLDRVVPLYKALNKPRLNQHKSFLKGQKLFAEGELAPEANQEAILDASALALKEKGYRIFRTERAIMAEKGRFSRWGPYINHIGLILFLVGTLMRSLPGFYLDEYVWVREGQTMAIPNTPYYIKNENYTTEYWSEEEMPEQLELKGGAIVKSYQTEAILYENKSADVPGKKPDLVEVQRGPIVVNHPMEQDSLYIYQSGVQEMQLGALNFTVVDLKNNKKEIGLIKIDLYNPQPEQTIANGFTVRILDYFPDFIMGKDGKPATKTNLPKNPMVALELIGENGTYNEKLVYLEGTILTQKNDPRYALDIKMPDLIDIAGLNVRVDKALPLIYFGSFIFLAGVAIGVFWQHRRVWVQTQEGSILVAAHTNKNWFGLRREVDGLVKQAELPVTIEDKTKAKA; encoded by the coding sequence ATGGATCAGCGAAAATGCGAATGCGGTCATACCAACCCGGTTGGGACGCTGCTCTGTGAGTCTTGCGGGAAGCCTTTGAATGTGGAAGTCCACGAGCAGACATCGTTTCCTGACATGCGTTATGAAGGAATGGCAAGACGTTCTCAAACAAATAAGACGAAAGTAATCGATCGAGTCTGGAACTTTTTTTCTTCGGTCAAAATTGCAATCGGTATCATTATTGTCATTTTAGTGGCGTCCGCAGTCGGAACCATCTTTCCGCAACAAATGTACATACCGGTACCCGTACCGACTGAAGCGGATGTTGCCCGTTTTTATACGGAAACGTATGGAACGCTGGGAACGATTTTCTACGGCCTTGGATTTCACAATATGTACTCGTCCTGGTGGTTTGTGACGCTTCTGGTTATGCTCGGTACTTCTTTGGTTATCTGTAGTTTGGACCGCGTAGTACCGTTGTATAAAGCGTTAAACAAGCCTAGATTGAACCAGCACAAGTCCTTTTTGAAAGGGCAAAAGCTGTTTGCAGAGGGTGAACTTGCTCCAGAAGCCAATCAGGAAGCGATACTGGACGCCTCCGCTCTGGCTTTGAAAGAAAAAGGATACCGCATTTTCCGCACGGAACGGGCGATTATGGCTGAAAAAGGCCGTTTTAGCCGTTGGGGTCCTTACATTAATCACATCGGACTGATCTTGTTTTTGGTCGGTACCCTGATGCGAAGCCTGCCCGGCTTTTACTTGGACGAGTACGTCTGGGTGCGTGAGGGACAAACAATGGCGATTCCGAATACCCCTTACTACATAAAAAATGAGAACTACACGACAGAGTATTGGTCGGAAGAAGAAATGCCGGAGCAACTGGAGCTAAAGGGCGGAGCCATCGTGAAGAGCTACCAGACAGAGGCCATTTTGTATGAAAATAAAAGCGCTGACGTTCCAGGGAAAAAGCCGGATTTGGTAGAAGTGCAGAGGGGGCCGATCGTCGTGAATCATCCGATGGAGCAGGACAGTCTCTACATTTATCAAAGCGGCGTGCAAGAGATGCAGCTTGGAGCGCTCAACTTTACAGTGGTCGATTTGAAAAACAATAAAAAAGAGATCGGCCTTATCAAAATTGATCTGTACAATCCACAGCCCGAGCAAACCATTGCGAATGGGTTTACGGTAAGGATTTTGGATTACTTCCCAGATTTTATAATGGGAAAAGACGGGAAGCCGGCCACGAAAACCAATTTGCCTAAAAATCCGATGGTGGCATTGGAACTCATTGGAGAAAATGGCACGTATAACGAAAAATTGGTGTATCTGGAAGGAACCATACTTACACAGAAAAATGATCCGCGTTACGCACTCGACATCAAAATGCCTGATTTAATCGATATTGCAGGGCTGAATGTACGGGTGGACAAAGCATTGCCACTAATTTATTTCGGTTCATTCATTTTCCTTGCGGGTGTTGCAATCGGTGTGTTCTGGCAGCATCGTCGGGTTTGGGTACAGACGCAAGAGGGAAGTATCTTGGTAGCAGCTCACACGAATAAAAACTGGTTCGGTCTGCGCAGAGAAGTAGATGGGCTGGTTAAACAAGCGGAGCTCCCTGTCACGATAGAAGATAAAACGAAGGCCAAGGCCTAA
- the ccsB gene encoding c-type cytochrome biogenesis protein CcsB has protein sequence MQLIQLSDWLLDIAFLLYVISSIVFAVAVTGKNWAGRDPKQHEERYGRIAYWLAVIGFVAQTGYVIARWIAGGHSPTSNMFEFMAFLDYCIILAYLIIYRIYKLTSIGAFVLPLGVIMLAYSYVFPKEITPLIPSLQSYWLHIHVTTAALGEGILAVGFAAGLMYLIRTVPQHISTKSTKWLEIVLAVVLMLVGFILMDSTFARMDQKTVFEMKKEEMNAAGQMVKPKVEYILPAIVAPADSTIIKEGPMSPLFEAPTWMEGKDAARKLNTMLWSVIAGVVIYGGMRLIFRKRLGAAIKPSVESVDPDLLDEISYRAISIGYPVFTLGALIFAMIWAEEAWGRFWGWDPKEVWALIVWLFYSAYLHLRLSRGWIGAKSAWMSVIGFVIILITLVVVNLVIAGLHSYAGV, from the coding sequence GTGCAGCTCATTCAACTGAGTGACTGGTTACTGGATATCGCGTTCCTGCTCTACGTCATCTCGTCTATCGTCTTCGCTGTAGCCGTGACGGGTAAAAACTGGGCAGGGCGTGATCCCAAACAACATGAAGAGCGCTATGGACGGATTGCGTATTGGTTAGCCGTTATCGGTTTTGTGGCGCAAACAGGGTATGTGATTGCTCGCTGGATAGCCGGCGGCCATAGCCCGACGAGTAACATGTTTGAGTTTATGGCATTCTTGGATTACTGTATTATCTTGGCCTACTTAATTATTTACCGGATCTACAAGCTGACCTCGATTGGAGCGTTCGTCCTTCCGCTTGGGGTTATCATGCTCGCGTATTCGTACGTGTTCCCGAAGGAAATCACCCCATTAATTCCGTCTTTGCAGAGCTACTGGCTGCATATTCACGTGACGACTGCTGCACTGGGTGAAGGGATTTTGGCGGTTGGTTTTGCAGCGGGTCTGATGTATTTGATCCGTACCGTTCCACAGCATATTTCCACGAAAAGTACGAAATGGCTGGAGATCGTGCTGGCTGTGGTCCTGATGCTCGTTGGATTCATTTTGATGGATTCTACGTTTGCTCGTATGGATCAAAAGACGGTATTCGAGATGAAGAAAGAAGAAATGAATGCAGCAGGACAGATGGTAAAACCGAAAGTAGAGTATATCCTGCCTGCAATTGTTGCACCTGCTGATTCAACCATCATCAAGGAAGGGCCGATGTCACCACTCTTTGAGGCACCTACCTGGATGGAAGGAAAAGACGCTGCACGTAAATTGAACACGATGCTGTGGTCAGTTATTGCAGGTGTGGTTATTTACGGCGGTATGCGCTTGATTTTCCGCAAACGGTTAGGGGCTGCTATCAAGCCTTCCGTCGAGAGTGTCGATCCTGATCTACTGGATGAGATTAGCTATCGAGCGATCAGTATCGGATATCCGGTGTTTACCCTTGGGGCCCTTATCTTTGCGATGATTTGGGCAGAAGAGGCATGGGGACGATTCTGGGGCTGGGACCCGAAGGAAGTATGGGCGTTAATTGTTTGGCTCTTCTACAGTGCCTACTTGCACTTGCGTCTATCCAGAGGATGGATCGGTGCAAAATCAGCATGGATGTCCGTCATCGGGTTTGTCATTATTTTGATTACACTGGTCGTGGTCAACTTGGTCATTGCTGGTTTGCACTCTTACGCTGGGGTGTAG